A genomic window from Luteolibacter sp. LG18 includes:
- a CDS encoding peroxiredoxin: MATDSPVSRFLDGIGRWFAPAGESLAPGARIPDLTLPDDSGAPVNLAAAGATGWLLVYFYPRADTPGCTKQACSLRDSYAELLDLGARVFGVSLDSVERQREFRAKHHLPFALLADTKAELAGAFGVPHSFGFTRRQAFLFRDGLLVWKDLSAATDQQAADALAAIRATNP, translated from the coding sequence ATGGCCACGGACTCTCCCGTTTCCCGCTTTCTGGATGGCATCGGCCGCTGGTTCGCCCCCGCCGGGGAATCGCTGGCCCCTGGTGCCCGGATCCCGGATCTCACGCTGCCCGATGACTCCGGTGCCCCGGTGAACCTGGCCGCCGCCGGGGCCACCGGCTGGCTGCTGGTTTACTTCTACCCTCGCGCCGATACCCCGGGCTGCACGAAGCAGGCGTGCAGCCTCCGCGATTCCTACGCCGAGCTGCTCGACCTCGGGGCGCGGGTCTTCGGCGTCAGCCTCGATAGCGTCGAGCGCCAGCGCGAGTTCCGCGCCAAGCACCACCTGCCCTTCGCCCTGCTCGCGGACACCAAGGCCGAGCTCGCCGGGGCCTTCGGCGTCCCCCATTCCTTCGGCTTCACCCGCCGCCAGGCCTTCCTGTTCCGGGACGGCCTGCTGGTGTGGAAGGACCTCTCCGCCGCCACCGACCAGCAGGCTGCCGACGCGCTCGCCGCGATCCGCGCCACAAATCCTTGA
- a CDS encoding cation-translocating P-type ATPase translates to MHDHAHGHDHAEGPSWQLLLASAAGCGIFTLAGVILQRTGAPPNLAYAAYAAAYLSGGWDAALDTYDRLKSFRLDIHFLMLAVAIGAAAIGAWWEGAALLFLFSLSNALEAMAMARTEREIKSLFRDAPKTATLITADGAEKEIQVESLQAGDQVRVLPGSQFPADGRVIHGESAADEASLTGESEPVDKAPGDTVFGGTLNTWGAVDVVVTRPPHDSAQARIIHLIRDAQASKAPSQRFTDRFGTGYTLGVLGLSLVMFLVWRFGFGLPAFVSEPGKSSALYRAMTLLVVCSPCALVISIPSAILTGIAAGARRGILFRGGIAVESLATIQRLAVDKTGTLTKGELELVSVEAATPGTEDEVLRLSAGLSRRSTHPLSRAIAATWQKRHGSEAPAADKVESIAGQGLRGEIGGAVVAQGRRGLFPGNAWVASLPDPEPGLTEVLVGSGTTVGRILLRDGLRPESKGLIARLHQEGLKVTMLTGDRPQAAELVAKELGLDEARSGLTPEDKVAAIKAWRSAGERVAMVGDGVNDAPSLAAADVSIGMGLRGSDAVLEQADIVLTRDKLEKVITALAISRRATRIIRQNLAISLGVVIVLALSALGAWIPLPIGVLGHEGSTVIVVLNSLRLLFTERD, encoded by the coding sequence ATGCACGATCACGCCCACGGCCATGACCACGCGGAAGGCCCGTCCTGGCAATTGCTGCTGGCCTCCGCCGCGGGCTGCGGGATCTTCACCCTGGCCGGCGTGATCCTCCAGCGCACCGGCGCACCGCCGAACCTCGCTTATGCCGCCTACGCCGCGGCCTATCTGTCCGGCGGTTGGGATGCCGCGCTCGACACCTATGACCGGCTGAAAAGCTTCCGCCTCGACATCCATTTCCTGATGCTCGCCGTGGCCATCGGCGCGGCGGCGATCGGCGCGTGGTGGGAGGGCGCGGCGCTGCTGTTTCTGTTCTCCCTCAGCAACGCGCTCGAGGCCATGGCGATGGCCCGCACCGAACGCGAGATCAAGAGCCTGTTCCGGGATGCGCCGAAGACCGCCACCCTCATCACGGCGGATGGGGCCGAAAAGGAAATCCAGGTCGAGTCCTTGCAAGCGGGCGACCAGGTCCGTGTCCTGCCCGGCTCGCAGTTCCCCGCCGATGGCCGCGTGATCCACGGCGAGTCCGCGGCCGACGAGGCCTCGCTCACCGGCGAATCCGAGCCCGTCGACAAGGCGCCCGGCGACACCGTCTTTGGCGGCACGCTCAATACCTGGGGCGCGGTCGATGTGGTCGTCACCCGGCCTCCGCACGACAGCGCGCAGGCCCGCATCATCCACCTGATCCGGGATGCGCAGGCCAGCAAGGCCCCCTCGCAGCGGTTCACCGACCGCTTCGGCACCGGTTACACCCTCGGCGTGCTCGGCCTCTCGCTGGTGATGTTCCTGGTCTGGCGCTTTGGTTTCGGTCTGCCCGCTTTCGTGTCAGAGCCCGGGAAGTCCTCCGCGCTTTACCGCGCCATGACCCTGCTGGTCGTGTGCTCGCCCTGTGCGCTGGTGATCTCCATTCCCAGCGCCATCCTCACCGGCATCGCCGCCGGGGCCCGGCGCGGCATCCTGTTCCGCGGCGGTATCGCGGTGGAAAGCCTCGCGACCATCCAGCGGCTCGCGGTCGACAAGACCGGCACGCTCACCAAGGGCGAGCTCGAGCTCGTCTCGGTGGAAGCCGCCACGCCCGGCACCGAGGACGAGGTGCTGCGCCTCTCCGCCGGGCTTTCCCGCCGTTCCACCCACCCGCTGTCCCGCGCCATCGCCGCCACCTGGCAGAAGCGCCATGGCTCCGAGGCTCCCGCCGCGGACAAGGTGGAATCCATTGCGGGCCAAGGACTGCGTGGCGAAATCGGCGGCGCGGTCGTGGCCCAGGGCCGCCGCGGCCTGTTCCCGGGAAACGCGTGGGTCGCATCGTTGCCCGATCCGGAGCCCGGCCTCACCGAGGTGCTGGTCGGTTCCGGCACCACCGTCGGCCGCATCCTCCTCCGCGATGGGCTCCGTCCGGAATCGAAGGGCCTCATCGCCCGGCTCCATCAGGAGGGGCTGAAGGTCACCATGCTCACCGGCGATCGTCCGCAGGCCGCGGAACTGGTGGCGAAGGAGCTGGGTCTCGATGAAGCCCGCTCCGGTCTCACGCCGGAGGACAAGGTCGCTGCGATCAAGGCTTGGCGTTCCGCCGGGGAGCGCGTGGCGATGGTGGGGGATGGCGTGAACGACGCTCCCTCGCTGGCCGCCGCGGATGTTTCCATCGGCATGGGCCTGCGCGGTTCGGATGCCGTGCTAGAGCAGGCGGACATCGTCCTCACCCGCGACAAACTCGAAAAGGTGATCACCGCGCTCGCGATCAGCCGCCGCGCCACCCGCATCATCCGCCAGAACCTCGCCATCTCGCTCGGCGTGGTGATCGTCCTCGCCCTTTCGGCGCTCGGTGCGTGGATCCCGCTGCCGATCGGCGTCCTCGGCCACGAGGGTTCCACCGTCATCGTCGTGCTGAACAGTCTGCGTCTCCTCTTCACGGAGCGGGATTGA
- a CDS encoding leucyl aminopeptidase family protein, with the protein MSTITLRRSKSSATQPLAILLPASDEAGKGLPAPLAKALKGIPVGAKDTRTVVDAAGRITVIVGIAEQAGTAALRLAAVRTVKAMRDLGVSDFSFDLTALPAGGDDEATGRALAEGLTIATFDSKPFAGAASAAKPTAAFKVSLDPRFHAGFKTGLLLGQAVNTSRTLAATPPNIATPEWMTVRAREIAKTHGMAFRVIGAAEAKKLQMGGLLAVGAGSAIPPRLAVMEWNPSGKKTAPVLLVGKTMTYDSGGLSIKPDGGKGMKADKAGGCTMLATMEALALLKVKTRVVCILAIAENMIDSACYRLDDVITHANGVTSEITNTDAEGRLVLADALAWGTKTYKPSAVIDAATLTGGVLVALGRTITGVFSNNDDLVKVLEEASQQADERVWRLPLDESLRDQMRASVADLHNSSPYRFSHAGTGAAYLSFFVGEDAPKAMPTTPWLHLDVAGTAVSDGDHDWQGLYPKGPTGWGVRTLAALLAGWGK; encoded by the coding sequence ATGTCCACCATCACGCTCCGCCGCTCCAAGTCCTCCGCCACCCAGCCGCTCGCCATCCTCCTGCCTGCCTCCGATGAGGCGGGGAAGGGGCTGCCCGCGCCGCTGGCCAAAGCCCTCAAGGGCATCCCGGTCGGGGCGAAGGACACCCGCACGGTGGTCGATGCCGCGGGCCGGATCACGGTGATCGTCGGGATCGCGGAGCAGGCGGGCACCGCCGCGCTGCGTCTCGCCGCCGTCCGCACCGTGAAGGCGATGCGGGATCTCGGCGTGAGTGATTTCAGCTTCGACCTCACCGCGCTTCCGGCCGGTGGCGACGATGAGGCGACCGGCCGCGCGCTGGCGGAAGGTCTGACCATCGCCACCTTCGACAGCAAGCCGTTCGCCGGTGCCGCCTCCGCGGCCAAGCCGACGGCCGCGTTCAAGGTTTCCCTGGACCCGCGTTTCCACGCCGGCTTTAAGACCGGCCTGCTCCTCGGCCAGGCGGTCAATACCTCCCGCACCCTCGCGGCCACCCCGCCCAACATCGCCACCCCGGAGTGGATGACGGTGCGCGCCCGGGAAATCGCGAAGACCCACGGCATGGCGTTCCGCGTCATCGGGGCGGCCGAGGCGAAGAAGCTCCAGATGGGCGGTCTGCTGGCTGTCGGCGCCGGTTCCGCGATCCCGCCACGGCTGGCCGTGATGGAGTGGAATCCCTCCGGGAAGAAAACCGCGCCGGTGCTGCTGGTCGGGAAGACCATGACCTACGATTCCGGCGGCCTTTCCATCAAGCCGGACGGCGGCAAGGGCATGAAGGCGGACAAGGCGGGCGGTTGCACCATGCTCGCCACCATGGAGGCCCTCGCGCTGCTGAAGGTGAAGACCCGCGTGGTCTGCATCCTCGCCATCGCGGAAAACATGATCGATTCCGCCTGCTACCGTCTCGATGACGTGATCACCCATGCCAATGGCGTGACCAGCGAGATCACCAACACCGATGCCGAGGGCCGCCTGGTGCTTGCGGATGCGCTGGCCTGGGGCACGAAGACCTACAAGCCTTCCGCCGTGATCGATGCCGCCACCCTCACCGGCGGCGTGCTGGTCGCGCTGGGCCGCACCATCACCGGCGTTTTCAGCAATAACGACGATCTCGTGAAGGTGCTGGAGGAGGCTTCCCAGCAAGCTGACGAGCGCGTCTGGCGCTTGCCGCTCGATGAATCGCTGCGCGACCAGATGCGCGCCAGCGTCGCCGACCTGCACAACTCGTCGCCCTACCGGTTCTCCCACGCCGGCACCGGCGCGGCCTACCTTTCCTTCTTCGTTGGCGAGGATGCGCCGAAGGCAATGCCCACCACGCCTTGGCTGCACCTCGATGTCGCCGGCACCGCCGTCAGCGATGGCGACCACGATTGGCAGGGGCTCTACCCGAAGGGCCCGACCGGCTGGGGCGTGAGAACGCTCGCTGCCCTGCTCGCGGGGTGGGGGAAGTAG
- a CDS encoding MBL fold metallo-hydrolase: MIFKSLCRHAGIGANSYLLEASGARVVLDSGMHPELEGMDACPRFELVEPGSVDATIITHSHLDHVGTMPVLMDKQPQSKVFLTPETADLATAMLHNSVNVMQAKRIELGLTEYPLFEHRDIDIIAEKFELRGIERPFDVDPDGKIRATFHDAGHILGSVGVTLKADGKTLLYTGDVNFEDATIQKGAILPHEPVDALVIETTRGDYARRPDYTRLSEENSLGEAISRVIARKGSVLLPVFAMGKTQEVLAMIHRFKREGLIPYKTPVYIGGLSTKMTLIYDRHSDTSRRKLPGFRILADMELEAGSRDRRKPRQIPLVQGAIYALSSGMMTENTVSNLFARTGILENKKNGLFFVGYADPASPGGKIRAAAQGDHVVIDPKHGAVPINCDVRVYDFSGHATRESLLEYILKVNPPKTFLVHGDEPAVEWFKQQLAEKLPSTQVIVPQPGEEHVI; the protein is encoded by the coding sequence ATGATTTTCAAAAGTCTCTGCCGCCACGCCGGAATCGGCGCCAATTCCTATCTCCTGGAAGCTTCCGGCGCCCGCGTCGTGCTCGACTCCGGCATGCACCCCGAGCTGGAGGGCATGGACGCCTGTCCGCGCTTCGAGCTGGTGGAACCGGGCAGCGTCGATGCCACCATCATCACGCACTCGCACCTCGATCACGTCGGCACCATGCCGGTGTTGATGGACAAGCAGCCGCAGTCGAAGGTTTTCCTGACACCGGAAACCGCGGACCTCGCCACCGCGATGCTGCACAATTCGGTCAACGTGATGCAGGCGAAGCGCATCGAGCTCGGCCTCACCGAGTATCCGCTCTTCGAGCACCGCGACATCGACATCATCGCCGAGAAGTTCGAGCTCCGCGGCATCGAGCGGCCCTTCGATGTCGACCCGGATGGCAAGATCCGGGCCACGTTCCATGATGCCGGTCATATCCTCGGCTCGGTGGGCGTGACGCTGAAGGCCGATGGCAAGACGCTGCTCTACACCGGCGACGTGAATTTCGAGGACGCCACCATCCAGAAGGGGGCGATCCTGCCGCATGAGCCGGTGGACGCGCTGGTGATCGAGACCACCCGTGGCGATTACGCCCGCCGCCCGGACTACACCCGCCTTTCGGAGGAAAACTCGCTCGGCGAGGCGATCTCCCGCGTGATCGCCCGCAAGGGCTCGGTGCTGCTGCCGGTCTTCGCCATGGGCAAGACCCAGGAGGTGCTGGCGATGATCCACCGCTTCAAGCGCGAGGGCCTGATCCCGTACAAGACCCCGGTCTACATCGGCGGCCTGAGCACGAAGATGACCCTCATCTACGACCGCCACAGCGACACCTCCCGCCGCAAGCTCCCCGGTTTCCGGATCCTCGCGGACATGGAGCTGGAAGCGGGTAGCCGCGACCGCCGGAAGCCGCGCCAGATCCCGCTGGTCCAGGGCGCGATCTACGCCCTTTCCAGCGGCATGATGACGGAGAACACCGTTTCGAACCTCTTCGCCCGCACCGGCATCCTGGAGAACAAGAAGAACGGCCTGTTCTTCGTCGGCTACGCCGATCCCGCCTCCCCGGGTGGCAAGATCCGCGCCGCCGCCCAGGGTGACCATGTCGTCATCGACCCGAAGCACGGCGCGGTGCCGATCAACTGCGATGTCCGCGTCTACGACTTCAGCGGCCACGCCACCCGCGAATCGCTCCTCGAGTACATCCTCAAGGTGAACCCGCCGAAGACCTTCCTCGTCCACGGCGATGAGCCGGCGGTCGAGTGGTTCAAGCAGCAGCTCGCGGAAAAACTGCCCTCCACCCAGGTGATCGTGCCGCAGCCGGGCGAGGAGCATGTGATCTGA